The following coding sequences lie in one Eubacterium ventriosum genomic window:
- a CDS encoding WYL domain-containing protein: MNEIIKKYAFSESIWAIPDAIKEERWQLILPDGTTPIKNKPSMPITLLQKQWLKAIGCDPRIKLFGDFDFDYADVEPLFLPTDYIIFDKYSDGDDFTDENYISNFRLILDAIKNKHPLRIETLNRKGNLVGQVVLPEYLEYSEKDDKFRLISAGKRFGSTINLGRIVSCKREEKAFEGVPEKRSKARPRSVIFELKDERNAMERVLLHFAHFEKTAERIGENLYSIKVYYDKEDETEIVIRILSFGPMIKVTAPVHFIDLIKQRLIEQKKL; encoded by the coding sequence ATGAATGAAATTATAAAGAAATATGCTTTTTCTGAAAGTATATGGGCAATTCCAGATGCCATAAAGGAAGAAAGATGGCAATTAATATTGCCTGATGGAACAACCCCAATTAAAAATAAACCTTCCATGCCAATTACACTATTACAAAAACAATGGCTGAAAGCTATAGGGTGTGATCCAAGAATAAAACTTTTTGGTGATTTTGATTTTGACTATGCTGATGTTGAACCCCTTTTTTTACCAACGGATTATATTATTTTTGACAAATATTCTGACGGTGATGATTTTACAGACGAAAATTATATTTCGAATTTTAGACTAATCCTTGATGCAATAAAAAACAAACATCCGTTAAGGATTGAAACTTTAAATAGAAAAGGAAATTTAGTAGGGCAGGTTGTTTTGCCTGAGTATCTTGAGTATTCAGAAAAAGATGATAAGTTTAGATTAATCAGTGCAGGAAAGCGATTTGGCAGCACAATAAATCTTGGCAGAATTGTTAGTTGCAAGAGGGAAGAAAAGGCATTTGAAGGAGTGCCTGAGAAAAGAAGTAAGGCAAGACCAAGAAGTGTAATATTTGAATTAAAAGATGAAAGGAATGCAATGGAACGTGTTCTTTTGCATTTTGCACACTTTGAAAAGACAGCCGAGCGAATAGGCGAAAATCTATATTCAATAAAAGTTTATTATGACAAAGAGGATGAAACAGAGATAGTAATCCGCATATTATCATTTGGTCCAATGATTAAAGTTACGGCACCTGTGCATTTTATAGATTTAATAAAACAAAGATTAATTGAGCAAAAGAAGTTGTGA
- a CDS encoding WYL domain-containing protein yields MAYNELVKNFKRIRDYMREFYVYGFKSRDEFNKKSARSYDDERRRLESWLGDYMQFRQTAEGKNMFLSIDSRLTKHNPLFKAWKTKSFTDGDITLHFIIMDILSEPGISMALGEITDVIDEYLSKFSNPRMFDESTVRKKLKKYVSLGILSSKKQGKTVYYQRAESVDLPDKSMLDYFSEVLPCGVIGSYLLDKTESSESNFAFKHHYITGTMDSEILYLIFNAIREKKSVTLETVNKKKMLITEDNVIPIKVMISAQSGRQYLMAYAPRIKRIKSFRTDNIVSVKLKDKCERFDELQEQLKKMQPHIWGVSTQGSPGSRMEHVEFTIHYADDEKFIRRRLEREKRCGIVEHIDDNTSRFSVDVFDSSEVIPWIRTFICRIMDIQFSNKELENQFKKDIEDMNRLYGIGGDE; encoded by the coding sequence ATGGCATATAATGAGTTGGTTAAAAATTTCAAACGAATACGTGATTATATGAGAGAATTTTATGTTTACGGATTCAAAAGCCGAGATGAATTTAACAAAAAGAGCGCACGCTCATATGACGATGAACGGCGCCGTTTGGAAAGCTGGCTTGGTGATTATATGCAGTTTCGCCAGACAGCAGAAGGCAAAAATATGTTTCTCTCAATCGACAGTCGTTTAACTAAACATAATCCACTGTTTAAAGCGTGGAAAACGAAAAGCTTCACAGATGGAGATATTACCTTACACTTTATTATTATGGATATATTGTCAGAGCCGGGAATTAGTATGGCACTTGGAGAAATAACAGATGTTATTGATGAATATTTATCTAAGTTTTCTAATCCAAGAATGTTTGATGAATCTACAGTTAGAAAGAAACTTAAGAAATACGTGTCCTTGGGTATTTTGTCGTCAAAGAAACAGGGAAAGACAGTGTATTACCAAAGAGCTGAAAGCGTAGATTTGCCTGACAAAAGTATGCTTGACTATTTTTCGGAGGTGCTTCCCTGTGGAGTTATAGGTTCCTATTTACTTGATAAGACGGAGAGTAGTGAGAGTAATTTTGCTTTTAAACATCATTACATAACTGGGACAATGGACAGCGAAATTCTTTATTTGATTTTTAATGCAATTAGAGAAAAGAAAAGTGTAACACTTGAAACGGTTAACAAAAAGAAGATGTTGATTACTGAAGATAATGTGATTCCAATTAAGGTAATGATAAGTGCGCAAAGTGGCAGACAGTATCTTATGGCATATGCACCACGAATTAAGAGAATAAAATCATTTAGAACAGACAATATAGTTTCTGTTAAACTTAAAGATAAATGTGAACGTTTTGATGAACTTCAGGAACAATTAAAAAAGATGCAGCCACATATTTGGGGAGTAAGCACTCAGGGAAGTCCCGGTTCAAGAATGGAGCATGTGGAATTTACAATTCATTATGCAGATGATGAAAAGTTTATCAGAAGGCGTTTGGAGAGAGAAAAGCGTTGCGGAATAGTTGAACACATTGATGACAACACAAGTAGATTTTCGGTGGATGTGTTTGATTCAAGTGAGGTTATTCCGTGGATTAGAACTTTTATTTGTAGAATTATGGATATTCAGTTTTCAAATAAAGAATTGGAAAATCAGTTTAAAAAAGATATTGAAGATATGAACAGGTTGTATGGCATAGGAGGTGATGAGTAA
- a CDS encoding polyribonucleotide nucleotidyltransferase, which produces MYKSFSMELAGRTLTVDVGRVAKQANGAAFMHYGDTTVLSTATASDKPREGVDFFPLSVEFEEKMYSVGKIPGGFNKREGKASENSVLTARVIDRPMRPLFPKDYRNDVSLNNLVMSVDPECRPELVAMLGSAISTCISDIPFDGPCAMTQVGMVDGEFVVNPSQAVWDNGDLQLTVASTKQKVIMIEAGANIIPEAKMIEAIYMAHDINQTIIEFIEKIVAEVGKEKHTYESCAIPEELFAAIKEIVPPAEMEVAVFTDDKQTREANIKEITEKLEEAFADNEEWLAVLGEAIYQYQKKTVRKMILKDHKRPDGRALDQIRPLAAEVDIVPRVHGSAMFTRGQTQICNVCTLAPLSEAQKIDGLDENVKTKRYMHHYNFPSYSVGETKPSRGPGRREIGHGALAEKALMPVLPSEEEFPYAIRTVSETFESNGSTSMASTCSSCMSLMAAGVPIKSMVAGISCGLVTGETDDDYVLLTDIQGLEDFFGDMDFKVTGTTEGITAIQMDIKIHGLTRDIVEGAIARTREARLFIMDTCMKPAIAEPRKEVNAYAPKIETIQINPDKIGDVVGKSGKVINAIIEETGVKIDISDEGMVSVCGVDKDMIDKALKYIKTIVTDFEEGMILEGTVVSIKEFGAFIEFAPGKEGMVHISKIAKERVEHVEDYLTLGDKVKCKCLGKDKMGRISFSIKDAQ; this is translated from the coding sequence ATGTATAAGAGTTTTAGTATGGAGCTTGCAGGCAGAACACTTACAGTTGATGTAGGACGTGTAGCAAAGCAGGCTAACGGTGCAGCATTTATGCACTACGGTGATACAACAGTATTATCAACAGCAACAGCATCAGATAAGCCTAGAGAAGGTGTTGATTTCTTCCCACTTTCAGTAGAGTTTGAAGAAAAGATGTATTCAGTAGGAAAAATCCCTGGTGGATTTAATAAAAGAGAAGGAAAAGCATCAGAAAATTCAGTTCTTACAGCACGTGTTATTGACCGTCCTATGAGACCTTTATTCCCTAAGGATTACAGAAATGATGTTTCACTTAACAACTTAGTAATGTCAGTTGATCCTGAGTGCAGACCTGAATTAGTTGCAATGCTTGGTTCAGCAATTTCAACATGTATTTCAGACATTCCATTTGATGGCCCATGTGCAATGACACAGGTTGGTATGGTAGATGGAGAATTTGTTGTTAACCCAAGTCAGGCAGTTTGGGACAATGGTGATTTACAGCTTACAGTTGCTTCAACAAAACAGAAAGTTATTATGATTGAAGCAGGTGCAAACATTATCCCTGAAGCAAAGATGATTGAAGCTATTTATATGGCACACGATATCAACCAGACAATTATTGAATTTATTGAAAAAATCGTTGCAGAAGTTGGAAAAGAAAAACACACATATGAAAGTTGTGCAATTCCTGAAGAATTATTTGCAGCAATTAAGGAAATTGTTCCTCCAGCAGAAATGGAAGTTGCTGTATTTACAGACGATAAGCAGACAAGAGAAGCAAATATTAAGGAAATTACAGAAAAGTTAGAAGAAGCTTTTGCTGACAATGAAGAATGGCTTGCAGTACTTGGTGAAGCAATTTATCAGTATCAGAAGAAGACAGTTCGTAAGATGATTCTTAAAGATCACAAGCGTCCTGACGGAAGAGCATTAGACCAGATTAGACCACTTGCAGCAGAAGTTGACATTGTACCTAGAGTTCACGGTTCAGCTATGTTTACAAGAGGACAGACACAGATTTGTAACGTATGTACTTTAGCACCATTATCAGAAGCACAGAAGATTGACGGACTTGACGAAAATGTTAAGACAAAGAGATATATGCATCATTATAACTTCCCATCATACTCAGTTGGTGAAACAAAGCCATCAAGAGGACCGGGACGTAGAGAAATCGGACACGGAGCTTTAGCAGAAAAGGCATTAATGCCGGTTCTTCCTTCAGAAGAAGAGTTCCCATATGCTATCAGAACTGTTTCTGAAACATTTGAATCAAACGGTTCAACATCTATGGCAAGTACATGTTCATCATGTATGTCATTAATGGCAGCAGGTGTTCCAATTAAGTCAATGGTTGCAGGTATTTCATGTGGTCTTGTTACAGGCGAAACAGATGATGATTATGTTTTACTTACAGATATTCAGGGACTTGAAGATTTCTTCGGTGATATGGACTTTAAGGTAACAGGTACAACAGAAGGTATCACAGCTATTCAGATGGATATTAAGATTCACGGTCTTACAAGAGACATCGTTGAAGGTGCCATTGCAAGAACAAGAGAAGCAAGATTATTCATTATGGATACATGTATGAAACCAGCAATTGCTGAACCTCGTAAAGAAGTTAACGCATATGCACCAAAGATTGAAACAATCCAGATTAATCCTGATAAGATTGGTGATGTTGTAGGTAAGAGTGGTAAGGTTATCAATGCCATTATCGAAGAAACAGGCGTTAAGATTGACATTTCTGATGAAGGAATGGTTTCAGTATGTGGCGTTGACAAGGATATGATTGATAAGGCTCTTAAGTACATTAAGACAATCGTAACTGATTTCGAAGAAGGAATGATTCTTGAAGGAACAGTTGTAAGCATTAAAGAATTTGGTGCTTTCATCGAATTTGCTCCTGGCAAGGAAGGAATGGTTCACATTTCTAAGATTGCTAAGGAAAGAGTTGAGCATGTAGAAGATTACCTTACACTTGGTGACAAGGTTAAATGTAAGTGTCTTGGAAAAGATAAAATGGGAAGAATCAGCTTCTCAATTAAGGATGCTCAGTAA
- the rpsO gene encoding 30S ribosomal protein S15, whose translation MISKEVKAQLTAEYGKTPTDTGSPAVQVAILTYRIKDLTEHLKTNHKDHHSRRGLLKMVGKRRGLLDYIKENDVEEYRALIEKLGIRK comes from the coding sequence ATGATTTCAAAAGAAGTAAAAGCTCAGTTAACAGCAGAATATGGTAAGACACCTACAGATACAGGTTCACCAGCAGTTCAGGTTGCAATCTTAACATACAGAATCAAAGATTTAACTGAACATTTAAAGACAAACCACAAAGATCATCATTCAAGAAGAGGTCTTCTTAAGATGGTAGGTAAGAGAAGAGGTTTACTTGACTACATTAAAGAAAACGATGTTGAAGAATACCGTGCTTTAATTGAAAAATTAGGAATTCGTAAATAA